From one Equus asinus isolate D_3611 breed Donkey chromosome 5, EquAss-T2T_v2, whole genome shotgun sequence genomic stretch:
- the SH2D5 gene encoding SH2 domain-containing protein 5 isoform X3 has protein sequence MKTGMRDTPTPSPLRMTEGRPSPRPGNLKLSTLGAMQKAGAGGRRASDCGPAPHRPRCITRFAQQYVGSFPVDDLDTQESVWLVQQQLWALKDCPRRRAVILKFSLQGLKIYSGEGEVLLMAHALRRILYSTWCPADCQFAFMARNPRSPASKLFCHLFVGSQPGEVQILHLLLCRSFQLAYLLQHPEDRAQTEPCLGPAGDAPLKPLSSPGGPPGLVREPFGRDQLSQNVHALVSFRRLPAEGPVGSGELAELEGRGGARHTRLGNPYCSPTLVRKKAIRSKVLRSGAYRGCTYESQLQLSAREALEGSSVVSTVPAAWEAWPRGPGGPSCLVESDGSLTENIWTFAGISRPSALALLRRDVLGAFLLWPEPGASGQWCLSVRTQCGVVPHQVFRNHVGRFCVEHLPAEFPSLEALVEHHAGTERSLFCALDMGRLNPSYEEQDCGPEGRPPRTLRPLGHAKSEAELQGLG, from the exons CCTTCCCCCCGACCGGGGAACTTGAAGCTGAGTACCCTGGGGGCCATGCagaaggctggggcagggggccgGAGGGCCTCCGACTGTGGCCCTGCCCCTCACCGGCCCAGGTGCATCACCAGGTTTGCACAG caGTATGTGGGGTCCTTCCCCGTGGACGACCTGGACACCCAGGAGAGCGTGTGGCTGGTGCAACAGCAGCTCTGGGCACTGAAG GACTGTCCCCGCCGCCGGGCCGTCATCCTGAAATTCAGCCTTCAGGGCCTCAAGATCTACAGCGGGGAGGGTGAG GTGCTCCTGATGGCGCACGCCCTGAGGCGCATACTCTACTCCACCTGGTGCCCAGCTGACTGCCAGTTTGCCTTCATGGCCCGAAACCCCCGGAGCCCGGCCAGCAAGCTCTTCTGCCACCTCTTTGTGGGCAGCCAGCCTGGAGAG gtccAGATCCTGCACCTGCTGCTCTGCCGCTCCTTCCAGCTCGCTTACCTCTTGCAGCACCCTGAGGATCGGGCGCAGACTGAGCCCTGCCTGGGGCCTGCAGGGGACGCGCCCCTGAAGCCACTGTCGAGCCCTGGGGGCCCCCCTGGCCTTGTGCGGGAACCCTTCGGCCGTGATCAGCTGTCACAGAATGTTCATGCACTGGTCTCCTTCCGGCGGCTGCCAGCAGAGGGGCCCGTGGGCAGTGGG GAGCTGGCAGAGTTGGAAGGGCGTGGGGGTGCCCGCCACACCCGCCTGGGGAACCCCTACTGCTCCCCGACGCTGGTGCGCAAGAAGGCCATTCGCAGCAAGGTGCTGCGCTCCGGGGCCTACCGCGGCTGCACCTACGAGAGCCAGCTGCAGCTGTCGGCGCGGGAGGCCT TGGAGGGGTCATCGGTGGTCTCCACAGTTCCTGCCGCATGGGAGGCGTGGCCCCGGGGTCCCGGTGGCCCCTCGTGCCTGGTGGAGAGCGATGGCAGCCTGACGGAGAACATCTGGACCTTTGCTGGCATCTCCAG GCCCAGTGCCCTCGCCCTGCTGCGGAGAGACGTGCTGGGGGCCTTCCTGCTGTGGCCCGAGCCGGGCGCCAGCGGCCAGTGGTGCCTGTCGGTGCGGACGCAGTGCGGCGTGGTGCCCCACCAGGTCTTCCGGAACCACGTGGGCCGCTTCTGCGTGGAG CACCTGCCAGCCGAGTTCCCCAGCCTGGAGGCCTTGGTGGAGCACCACGCGGGCACTGAGCGCAGCCTCTTCTGCGCCCTGGACATGGGTCGCCTGAACCCCAGCTACGAGGAGCAGGACTGCGGGCCCGAGGGCAGGCCTCCCCGGACACTCCGGCCCCTGGGCCACGCCAAGTCGGAGGCAGAACTGCAGGGCCTGGGCTAA
- the SH2D5 gene encoding SH2 domain-containing protein 5 isoform X1 has protein sequence MKTGMRDTPTPSPLRMTEGRPSPRPGNLKLSTLGAMQKAGAGGRRASDCGPAPHRPRCITRFAQQYVGSFPVDDLDTQESVWLVQQQLWALKDCPRRRAVILKFSLQGLKIYSGEGEVLLMAHALRRILYSTWCPADCQFAFMARNPRSPASKLFCHLFVGSQPGEVQILHLLLCRSFQLAYLLQHPEDRAQTEPCLGPAGDAPLKPLSSPGGPPGLVREPFGRDQLSQNVHALVSFRRLPAEGPVGSGKELAELEGRGGARHTRLGNPYCSPTLVRKKAIRSKVLRSGAYRGCTYESQLQLSAREALEGSSVVSTVPAAWEAWPRGPGGPSCLVESDGSLTENIWTFAGISRPSALALLRRDVLGAFLLWPEPGASGQWCLSVRTQCGVVPHQVFRNHVGRFCVEHLPAEFPSLEALVEHHAGTERSLFCALDMGRLNPSYEEQDCGPEGRPPRTLRPLGHAKSEAELQGLG, from the exons CCTTCCCCCCGACCGGGGAACTTGAAGCTGAGTACCCTGGGGGCCATGCagaaggctggggcagggggccgGAGGGCCTCCGACTGTGGCCCTGCCCCTCACCGGCCCAGGTGCATCACCAGGTTTGCACAG caGTATGTGGGGTCCTTCCCCGTGGACGACCTGGACACCCAGGAGAGCGTGTGGCTGGTGCAACAGCAGCTCTGGGCACTGAAG GACTGTCCCCGCCGCCGGGCCGTCATCCTGAAATTCAGCCTTCAGGGCCTCAAGATCTACAGCGGGGAGGGTGAG GTGCTCCTGATGGCGCACGCCCTGAGGCGCATACTCTACTCCACCTGGTGCCCAGCTGACTGCCAGTTTGCCTTCATGGCCCGAAACCCCCGGAGCCCGGCCAGCAAGCTCTTCTGCCACCTCTTTGTGGGCAGCCAGCCTGGAGAG gtccAGATCCTGCACCTGCTGCTCTGCCGCTCCTTCCAGCTCGCTTACCTCTTGCAGCACCCTGAGGATCGGGCGCAGACTGAGCCCTGCCTGGGGCCTGCAGGGGACGCGCCCCTGAAGCCACTGTCGAGCCCTGGGGGCCCCCCTGGCCTTGTGCGGGAACCCTTCGGCCGTGATCAGCTGTCACAGAATGTTCATGCACTGGTCTCCTTCCGGCGGCTGCCAGCAGAGGGGCCCGTGGGCAGTGGG AAGGAGCTGGCAGAGTTGGAAGGGCGTGGGGGTGCCCGCCACACCCGCCTGGGGAACCCCTACTGCTCCCCGACGCTGGTGCGCAAGAAGGCCATTCGCAGCAAGGTGCTGCGCTCCGGGGCCTACCGCGGCTGCACCTACGAGAGCCAGCTGCAGCTGTCGGCGCGGGAGGCCT TGGAGGGGTCATCGGTGGTCTCCACAGTTCCTGCCGCATGGGAGGCGTGGCCCCGGGGTCCCGGTGGCCCCTCGTGCCTGGTGGAGAGCGATGGCAGCCTGACGGAGAACATCTGGACCTTTGCTGGCATCTCCAG GCCCAGTGCCCTCGCCCTGCTGCGGAGAGACGTGCTGGGGGCCTTCCTGCTGTGGCCCGAGCCGGGCGCCAGCGGCCAGTGGTGCCTGTCGGTGCGGACGCAGTGCGGCGTGGTGCCCCACCAGGTCTTCCGGAACCACGTGGGCCGCTTCTGCGTGGAG CACCTGCCAGCCGAGTTCCCCAGCCTGGAGGCCTTGGTGGAGCACCACGCGGGCACTGAGCGCAGCCTCTTCTGCGCCCTGGACATGGGTCGCCTGAACCCCAGCTACGAGGAGCAGGACTGCGGGCCCGAGGGCAGGCCTCCCCGGACACTCCGGCCCCTGGGCCACGCCAAGTCGGAGGCAGAACTGCAGGGCCTGGGCTAA
- the SH2D5 gene encoding SH2 domain-containing protein 5 isoform X2 — MKTGMRDTPTPSPLRMTEGRPSPRPGNLKLSTLGAMQKAGAGGRRASDCGPAPHRPRCITRFAQYVGSFPVDDLDTQESVWLVQQQLWALKDCPRRRAVILKFSLQGLKIYSGEGEVLLMAHALRRILYSTWCPADCQFAFMARNPRSPASKLFCHLFVGSQPGEVQILHLLLCRSFQLAYLLQHPEDRAQTEPCLGPAGDAPLKPLSSPGGPPGLVREPFGRDQLSQNVHALVSFRRLPAEGPVGSGKELAELEGRGGARHTRLGNPYCSPTLVRKKAIRSKVLRSGAYRGCTYESQLQLSAREALEGSSVVSTVPAAWEAWPRGPGGPSCLVESDGSLTENIWTFAGISRPSALALLRRDVLGAFLLWPEPGASGQWCLSVRTQCGVVPHQVFRNHVGRFCVEHLPAEFPSLEALVEHHAGTERSLFCALDMGRLNPSYEEQDCGPEGRPPRTLRPLGHAKSEAELQGLG, encoded by the exons CCTTCCCCCCGACCGGGGAACTTGAAGCTGAGTACCCTGGGGGCCATGCagaaggctggggcagggggccgGAGGGCCTCCGACTGTGGCCCTGCCCCTCACCGGCCCAGGTGCATCACCAGGTTTGCACAG TATGTGGGGTCCTTCCCCGTGGACGACCTGGACACCCAGGAGAGCGTGTGGCTGGTGCAACAGCAGCTCTGGGCACTGAAG GACTGTCCCCGCCGCCGGGCCGTCATCCTGAAATTCAGCCTTCAGGGCCTCAAGATCTACAGCGGGGAGGGTGAG GTGCTCCTGATGGCGCACGCCCTGAGGCGCATACTCTACTCCACCTGGTGCCCAGCTGACTGCCAGTTTGCCTTCATGGCCCGAAACCCCCGGAGCCCGGCCAGCAAGCTCTTCTGCCACCTCTTTGTGGGCAGCCAGCCTGGAGAG gtccAGATCCTGCACCTGCTGCTCTGCCGCTCCTTCCAGCTCGCTTACCTCTTGCAGCACCCTGAGGATCGGGCGCAGACTGAGCCCTGCCTGGGGCCTGCAGGGGACGCGCCCCTGAAGCCACTGTCGAGCCCTGGGGGCCCCCCTGGCCTTGTGCGGGAACCCTTCGGCCGTGATCAGCTGTCACAGAATGTTCATGCACTGGTCTCCTTCCGGCGGCTGCCAGCAGAGGGGCCCGTGGGCAGTGGG AAGGAGCTGGCAGAGTTGGAAGGGCGTGGGGGTGCCCGCCACACCCGCCTGGGGAACCCCTACTGCTCCCCGACGCTGGTGCGCAAGAAGGCCATTCGCAGCAAGGTGCTGCGCTCCGGGGCCTACCGCGGCTGCACCTACGAGAGCCAGCTGCAGCTGTCGGCGCGGGAGGCCT TGGAGGGGTCATCGGTGGTCTCCACAGTTCCTGCCGCATGGGAGGCGTGGCCCCGGGGTCCCGGTGGCCCCTCGTGCCTGGTGGAGAGCGATGGCAGCCTGACGGAGAACATCTGGACCTTTGCTGGCATCTCCAG GCCCAGTGCCCTCGCCCTGCTGCGGAGAGACGTGCTGGGGGCCTTCCTGCTGTGGCCCGAGCCGGGCGCCAGCGGCCAGTGGTGCCTGTCGGTGCGGACGCAGTGCGGCGTGGTGCCCCACCAGGTCTTCCGGAACCACGTGGGCCGCTTCTGCGTGGAG CACCTGCCAGCCGAGTTCCCCAGCCTGGAGGCCTTGGTGGAGCACCACGCGGGCACTGAGCGCAGCCTCTTCTGCGCCCTGGACATGGGTCGCCTGAACCCCAGCTACGAGGAGCAGGACTGCGGGCCCGAGGGCAGGCCTCCCCGGACACTCCGGCCCCTGGGCCACGCCAAGTCGGAGGCAGAACTGCAGGGCCTGGGCTAA
- the SH2D5 gene encoding SH2 domain-containing protein 5 isoform X6 → MKTGMRDTPTPSPLRMTEGRPSPRPGNLKLSTLGAMQKAGAGGRRASDCGPAPHRPRCITRFAQQYVGSFPVDDLDTQESVWLVQQQLWALKVLLMAHALRRILYSTWCPADCQFAFMARNPRSPASKLFCHLFVGSQPGEVQILHLLLCRSFQLAYLLQHPEDRAQTEPCLGPAGDAPLKPLSSPGGPPGLVREPFGRDQLSQNVHALVSFRRLPAEGPVGSGKELAELEGRGGARHTRLGNPYCSPTLVRKKAIRSKVLRSGAYRGCTYESQLQLSAREALEGSSVVSTVPAAWEAWPRGPGGPSCLVESDGSLTENIWTFAGISRPSALALLRRDVLGAFLLWPEPGASGQWCLSVRTQCGVVPHQVFRNHVGRFCVEHLPAEFPSLEALVEHHAGTERSLFCALDMGRLNPSYEEQDCGPEGRPPRTLRPLGHAKSEAELQGLG, encoded by the exons CCTTCCCCCCGACCGGGGAACTTGAAGCTGAGTACCCTGGGGGCCATGCagaaggctggggcagggggccgGAGGGCCTCCGACTGTGGCCCTGCCCCTCACCGGCCCAGGTGCATCACCAGGTTTGCACAG caGTATGTGGGGTCCTTCCCCGTGGACGACCTGGACACCCAGGAGAGCGTGTGGCTGGTGCAACAGCAGCTCTGGGCACTGAAG GTGCTCCTGATGGCGCACGCCCTGAGGCGCATACTCTACTCCACCTGGTGCCCAGCTGACTGCCAGTTTGCCTTCATGGCCCGAAACCCCCGGAGCCCGGCCAGCAAGCTCTTCTGCCACCTCTTTGTGGGCAGCCAGCCTGGAGAG gtccAGATCCTGCACCTGCTGCTCTGCCGCTCCTTCCAGCTCGCTTACCTCTTGCAGCACCCTGAGGATCGGGCGCAGACTGAGCCCTGCCTGGGGCCTGCAGGGGACGCGCCCCTGAAGCCACTGTCGAGCCCTGGGGGCCCCCCTGGCCTTGTGCGGGAACCCTTCGGCCGTGATCAGCTGTCACAGAATGTTCATGCACTGGTCTCCTTCCGGCGGCTGCCAGCAGAGGGGCCCGTGGGCAGTGGG AAGGAGCTGGCAGAGTTGGAAGGGCGTGGGGGTGCCCGCCACACCCGCCTGGGGAACCCCTACTGCTCCCCGACGCTGGTGCGCAAGAAGGCCATTCGCAGCAAGGTGCTGCGCTCCGGGGCCTACCGCGGCTGCACCTACGAGAGCCAGCTGCAGCTGTCGGCGCGGGAGGCCT TGGAGGGGTCATCGGTGGTCTCCACAGTTCCTGCCGCATGGGAGGCGTGGCCCCGGGGTCCCGGTGGCCCCTCGTGCCTGGTGGAGAGCGATGGCAGCCTGACGGAGAACATCTGGACCTTTGCTGGCATCTCCAG GCCCAGTGCCCTCGCCCTGCTGCGGAGAGACGTGCTGGGGGCCTTCCTGCTGTGGCCCGAGCCGGGCGCCAGCGGCCAGTGGTGCCTGTCGGTGCGGACGCAGTGCGGCGTGGTGCCCCACCAGGTCTTCCGGAACCACGTGGGCCGCTTCTGCGTGGAG CACCTGCCAGCCGAGTTCCCCAGCCTGGAGGCCTTGGTGGAGCACCACGCGGGCACTGAGCGCAGCCTCTTCTGCGCCCTGGACATGGGTCGCCTGAACCCCAGCTACGAGGAGCAGGACTGCGGGCCCGAGGGCAGGCCTCCCCGGACACTCCGGCCCCTGGGCCACGCCAAGTCGGAGGCAGAACTGCAGGGCCTGGGCTAA
- the SH2D5 gene encoding SH2 domain-containing protein 5 isoform X4 — MKTGMRDTPTPSPLRMTEGRPSPRPGNLKLSTLGAMQKAGAGGRRASDCGPAPHRPRCITRFAQQYVGSFPVDDLDTQESVWLVQQQLWALKDCPRRRAVILKFSLQGLKIYSGEGEVLLMAHALRRILYSTWCPADCQFAFMARNPRSPASKLFCHLFVGSQPGEVQILHLLLCRSFQLAYLLQHPEDRAQTEPCLGPAGDAPLKPLSSPGGPPGLVREPFGRDQLSQNVHALVSFRRLPAEGPVGSGKELAELEGRGGARHTRLGNPYCSPTLVRKKAIRSKVLRSGAYRGCTYESQLQLSAREAFPAAWEAWPRGPGGPSCLVESDGSLTENIWTFAGISRPSALALLRRDVLGAFLLWPEPGASGQWCLSVRTQCGVVPHQVFRNHVGRFCVEHLPAEFPSLEALVEHHAGTERSLFCALDMGRLNPSYEEQDCGPEGRPPRTLRPLGHAKSEAELQGLG, encoded by the exons CCTTCCCCCCGACCGGGGAACTTGAAGCTGAGTACCCTGGGGGCCATGCagaaggctggggcagggggccgGAGGGCCTCCGACTGTGGCCCTGCCCCTCACCGGCCCAGGTGCATCACCAGGTTTGCACAG caGTATGTGGGGTCCTTCCCCGTGGACGACCTGGACACCCAGGAGAGCGTGTGGCTGGTGCAACAGCAGCTCTGGGCACTGAAG GACTGTCCCCGCCGCCGGGCCGTCATCCTGAAATTCAGCCTTCAGGGCCTCAAGATCTACAGCGGGGAGGGTGAG GTGCTCCTGATGGCGCACGCCCTGAGGCGCATACTCTACTCCACCTGGTGCCCAGCTGACTGCCAGTTTGCCTTCATGGCCCGAAACCCCCGGAGCCCGGCCAGCAAGCTCTTCTGCCACCTCTTTGTGGGCAGCCAGCCTGGAGAG gtccAGATCCTGCACCTGCTGCTCTGCCGCTCCTTCCAGCTCGCTTACCTCTTGCAGCACCCTGAGGATCGGGCGCAGACTGAGCCCTGCCTGGGGCCTGCAGGGGACGCGCCCCTGAAGCCACTGTCGAGCCCTGGGGGCCCCCCTGGCCTTGTGCGGGAACCCTTCGGCCGTGATCAGCTGTCACAGAATGTTCATGCACTGGTCTCCTTCCGGCGGCTGCCAGCAGAGGGGCCCGTGGGCAGTGGG AAGGAGCTGGCAGAGTTGGAAGGGCGTGGGGGTGCCCGCCACACCCGCCTGGGGAACCCCTACTGCTCCCCGACGCTGGTGCGCAAGAAGGCCATTCGCAGCAAGGTGCTGCGCTCCGGGGCCTACCGCGGCTGCACCTACGAGAGCCAGCTGCAGCTGTCGGCGCGGGAGGCCT TTCCTGCCGCATGGGAGGCGTGGCCCCGGGGTCCCGGTGGCCCCTCGTGCCTGGTGGAGAGCGATGGCAGCCTGACGGAGAACATCTGGACCTTTGCTGGCATCTCCAG GCCCAGTGCCCTCGCCCTGCTGCGGAGAGACGTGCTGGGGGCCTTCCTGCTGTGGCCCGAGCCGGGCGCCAGCGGCCAGTGGTGCCTGTCGGTGCGGACGCAGTGCGGCGTGGTGCCCCACCAGGTCTTCCGGAACCACGTGGGCCGCTTCTGCGTGGAG CACCTGCCAGCCGAGTTCCCCAGCCTGGAGGCCTTGGTGGAGCACCACGCGGGCACTGAGCGCAGCCTCTTCTGCGCCCTGGACATGGGTCGCCTGAACCCCAGCTACGAGGAGCAGGACTGCGGGCCCGAGGGCAGGCCTCCCCGGACACTCCGGCCCCTGGGCCACGCCAAGTCGGAGGCAGAACTGCAGGGCCTGGGCTAA
- the SH2D5 gene encoding SH2 domain-containing protein 5 isoform X7 has translation MKTGMRDTPTPSPLRMTEGRPSPRPGNLKLSTLGAMQKAGAGGRRASDCGPAPHRPRCITRFAQYVGSFPVDDLDTQESVWLVQQQLWALKVLLMAHALRRILYSTWCPADCQFAFMARNPRSPASKLFCHLFVGSQPGEVQILHLLLCRSFQLAYLLQHPEDRAQTEPCLGPAGDAPLKPLSSPGGPPGLVREPFGRDQLSQNVHALVSFRRLPAEGPVGSGKELAELEGRGGARHTRLGNPYCSPTLVRKKAIRSKVLRSGAYRGCTYESQLQLSAREALEGSSVVSTVPAAWEAWPRGPGGPSCLVESDGSLTENIWTFAGISRPSALALLRRDVLGAFLLWPEPGASGQWCLSVRTQCGVVPHQVFRNHVGRFCVEHLPAEFPSLEALVEHHAGTERSLFCALDMGRLNPSYEEQDCGPEGRPPRTLRPLGHAKSEAELQGLG, from the exons CCTTCCCCCCGACCGGGGAACTTGAAGCTGAGTACCCTGGGGGCCATGCagaaggctggggcagggggccgGAGGGCCTCCGACTGTGGCCCTGCCCCTCACCGGCCCAGGTGCATCACCAGGTTTGCACAG TATGTGGGGTCCTTCCCCGTGGACGACCTGGACACCCAGGAGAGCGTGTGGCTGGTGCAACAGCAGCTCTGGGCACTGAAG GTGCTCCTGATGGCGCACGCCCTGAGGCGCATACTCTACTCCACCTGGTGCCCAGCTGACTGCCAGTTTGCCTTCATGGCCCGAAACCCCCGGAGCCCGGCCAGCAAGCTCTTCTGCCACCTCTTTGTGGGCAGCCAGCCTGGAGAG gtccAGATCCTGCACCTGCTGCTCTGCCGCTCCTTCCAGCTCGCTTACCTCTTGCAGCACCCTGAGGATCGGGCGCAGACTGAGCCCTGCCTGGGGCCTGCAGGGGACGCGCCCCTGAAGCCACTGTCGAGCCCTGGGGGCCCCCCTGGCCTTGTGCGGGAACCCTTCGGCCGTGATCAGCTGTCACAGAATGTTCATGCACTGGTCTCCTTCCGGCGGCTGCCAGCAGAGGGGCCCGTGGGCAGTGGG AAGGAGCTGGCAGAGTTGGAAGGGCGTGGGGGTGCCCGCCACACCCGCCTGGGGAACCCCTACTGCTCCCCGACGCTGGTGCGCAAGAAGGCCATTCGCAGCAAGGTGCTGCGCTCCGGGGCCTACCGCGGCTGCACCTACGAGAGCCAGCTGCAGCTGTCGGCGCGGGAGGCCT TGGAGGGGTCATCGGTGGTCTCCACAGTTCCTGCCGCATGGGAGGCGTGGCCCCGGGGTCCCGGTGGCCCCTCGTGCCTGGTGGAGAGCGATGGCAGCCTGACGGAGAACATCTGGACCTTTGCTGGCATCTCCAG GCCCAGTGCCCTCGCCCTGCTGCGGAGAGACGTGCTGGGGGCCTTCCTGCTGTGGCCCGAGCCGGGCGCCAGCGGCCAGTGGTGCCTGTCGGTGCGGACGCAGTGCGGCGTGGTGCCCCACCAGGTCTTCCGGAACCACGTGGGCCGCTTCTGCGTGGAG CACCTGCCAGCCGAGTTCCCCAGCCTGGAGGCCTTGGTGGAGCACCACGCGGGCACTGAGCGCAGCCTCTTCTGCGCCCTGGACATGGGTCGCCTGAACCCCAGCTACGAGGAGCAGGACTGCGGGCCCGAGGGCAGGCCTCCCCGGACACTCCGGCCCCTGGGCCACGCCAAGTCGGAGGCAGAACTGCAGGGCCTGGGCTAA
- the SH2D5 gene encoding SH2 domain-containing protein 5 isoform X5: protein MKTGMRDTPTPSPLRMTEGRPSPRPGNLKLSTLGAMQKAGAGGRRASDCGPAPHRPRCITRFAQYVGSFPVDDLDTQESVWLVQQQLWALKDCPRRRAVILKFSLQGLKIYSGEGEVLLMAHALRRILYSTWCPADCQFAFMARNPRSPASKLFCHLFVGSQPGEVQILHLLLCRSFQLAYLLQHPEDRAQTEPCLGPAGDAPLKPLSSPGGPPGLVREPFGRDQLSQNVHALVSFRRLPAEGPVGSGKELAELEGRGGARHTRLGNPYCSPTLVRKKAIRSKVLRSGAYRGCTYESQLQLSAREAFPAAWEAWPRGPGGPSCLVESDGSLTENIWTFAGISRPSALALLRRDVLGAFLLWPEPGASGQWCLSVRTQCGVVPHQVFRNHVGRFCVEHLPAEFPSLEALVEHHAGTERSLFCALDMGRLNPSYEEQDCGPEGRPPRTLRPLGHAKSEAELQGLG from the exons CCTTCCCCCCGACCGGGGAACTTGAAGCTGAGTACCCTGGGGGCCATGCagaaggctggggcagggggccgGAGGGCCTCCGACTGTGGCCCTGCCCCTCACCGGCCCAGGTGCATCACCAGGTTTGCACAG TATGTGGGGTCCTTCCCCGTGGACGACCTGGACACCCAGGAGAGCGTGTGGCTGGTGCAACAGCAGCTCTGGGCACTGAAG GACTGTCCCCGCCGCCGGGCCGTCATCCTGAAATTCAGCCTTCAGGGCCTCAAGATCTACAGCGGGGAGGGTGAG GTGCTCCTGATGGCGCACGCCCTGAGGCGCATACTCTACTCCACCTGGTGCCCAGCTGACTGCCAGTTTGCCTTCATGGCCCGAAACCCCCGGAGCCCGGCCAGCAAGCTCTTCTGCCACCTCTTTGTGGGCAGCCAGCCTGGAGAG gtccAGATCCTGCACCTGCTGCTCTGCCGCTCCTTCCAGCTCGCTTACCTCTTGCAGCACCCTGAGGATCGGGCGCAGACTGAGCCCTGCCTGGGGCCTGCAGGGGACGCGCCCCTGAAGCCACTGTCGAGCCCTGGGGGCCCCCCTGGCCTTGTGCGGGAACCCTTCGGCCGTGATCAGCTGTCACAGAATGTTCATGCACTGGTCTCCTTCCGGCGGCTGCCAGCAGAGGGGCCCGTGGGCAGTGGG AAGGAGCTGGCAGAGTTGGAAGGGCGTGGGGGTGCCCGCCACACCCGCCTGGGGAACCCCTACTGCTCCCCGACGCTGGTGCGCAAGAAGGCCATTCGCAGCAAGGTGCTGCGCTCCGGGGCCTACCGCGGCTGCACCTACGAGAGCCAGCTGCAGCTGTCGGCGCGGGAGGCCT TTCCTGCCGCATGGGAGGCGTGGCCCCGGGGTCCCGGTGGCCCCTCGTGCCTGGTGGAGAGCGATGGCAGCCTGACGGAGAACATCTGGACCTTTGCTGGCATCTCCAG GCCCAGTGCCCTCGCCCTGCTGCGGAGAGACGTGCTGGGGGCCTTCCTGCTGTGGCCCGAGCCGGGCGCCAGCGGCCAGTGGTGCCTGTCGGTGCGGACGCAGTGCGGCGTGGTGCCCCACCAGGTCTTCCGGAACCACGTGGGCCGCTTCTGCGTGGAG CACCTGCCAGCCGAGTTCCCCAGCCTGGAGGCCTTGGTGGAGCACCACGCGGGCACTGAGCGCAGCCTCTTCTGCGCCCTGGACATGGGTCGCCTGAACCCCAGCTACGAGGAGCAGGACTGCGGGCCCGAGGGCAGGCCTCCCCGGACACTCCGGCCCCTGGGCCACGCCAAGTCGGAGGCAGAACTGCAGGGCCTGGGCTAA
- the SH2D5 gene encoding SH2 domain-containing protein 5 isoform X8, translating to MQKAGAGGRRASDCGPAPHRPRCITRFAQQYVGSFPVDDLDTQESVWLVQQQLWALKDCPRRRAVILKFSLQGLKIYSGEGEVLLMAHALRRILYSTWCPADCQFAFMARNPRSPASKLFCHLFVGSQPGEVQILHLLLCRSFQLAYLLQHPEDRAQTEPCLGPAGDAPLKPLSSPGGPPGLVREPFGRDQLSQNVHALVSFRRLPAEGPVGSGKELAELEGRGGARHTRLGNPYCSPTLVRKKAIRSKVLRSGAYRGCTYESQLQLSAREALEGSSVVSTVPAAWEAWPRGPGGPSCLVESDGSLTENIWTFAGISRPSALALLRRDVLGAFLLWPEPGASGQWCLSVRTQCGVVPHQVFRNHVGRFCVEHLPAEFPSLEALVEHHAGTERSLFCALDMGRLNPSYEEQDCGPEGRPPRTLRPLGHAKSEAELQGLG from the exons ATGCagaaggctggggcagggggccgGAGGGCCTCCGACTGTGGCCCTGCCCCTCACCGGCCCAGGTGCATCACCAGGTTTGCACAG caGTATGTGGGGTCCTTCCCCGTGGACGACCTGGACACCCAGGAGAGCGTGTGGCTGGTGCAACAGCAGCTCTGGGCACTGAAG GACTGTCCCCGCCGCCGGGCCGTCATCCTGAAATTCAGCCTTCAGGGCCTCAAGATCTACAGCGGGGAGGGTGAG GTGCTCCTGATGGCGCACGCCCTGAGGCGCATACTCTACTCCACCTGGTGCCCAGCTGACTGCCAGTTTGCCTTCATGGCCCGAAACCCCCGGAGCCCGGCCAGCAAGCTCTTCTGCCACCTCTTTGTGGGCAGCCAGCCTGGAGAG gtccAGATCCTGCACCTGCTGCTCTGCCGCTCCTTCCAGCTCGCTTACCTCTTGCAGCACCCTGAGGATCGGGCGCAGACTGAGCCCTGCCTGGGGCCTGCAGGGGACGCGCCCCTGAAGCCACTGTCGAGCCCTGGGGGCCCCCCTGGCCTTGTGCGGGAACCCTTCGGCCGTGATCAGCTGTCACAGAATGTTCATGCACTGGTCTCCTTCCGGCGGCTGCCAGCAGAGGGGCCCGTGGGCAGTGGG AAGGAGCTGGCAGAGTTGGAAGGGCGTGGGGGTGCCCGCCACACCCGCCTGGGGAACCCCTACTGCTCCCCGACGCTGGTGCGCAAGAAGGCCATTCGCAGCAAGGTGCTGCGCTCCGGGGCCTACCGCGGCTGCACCTACGAGAGCCAGCTGCAGCTGTCGGCGCGGGAGGCCT TGGAGGGGTCATCGGTGGTCTCCACAGTTCCTGCCGCATGGGAGGCGTGGCCCCGGGGTCCCGGTGGCCCCTCGTGCCTGGTGGAGAGCGATGGCAGCCTGACGGAGAACATCTGGACCTTTGCTGGCATCTCCAG GCCCAGTGCCCTCGCCCTGCTGCGGAGAGACGTGCTGGGGGCCTTCCTGCTGTGGCCCGAGCCGGGCGCCAGCGGCCAGTGGTGCCTGTCGGTGCGGACGCAGTGCGGCGTGGTGCCCCACCAGGTCTTCCGGAACCACGTGGGCCGCTTCTGCGTGGAG CACCTGCCAGCCGAGTTCCCCAGCCTGGAGGCCTTGGTGGAGCACCACGCGGGCACTGAGCGCAGCCTCTTCTGCGCCCTGGACATGGGTCGCCTGAACCCCAGCTACGAGGAGCAGGACTGCGGGCCCGAGGGCAGGCCTCCCCGGACACTCCGGCCCCTGGGCCACGCCAAGTCGGAGGCAGAACTGCAGGGCCTGGGCTAA